A genome region from Rhinopithecus roxellana isolate Shanxi Qingling chromosome 10, ASM756505v1, whole genome shotgun sequence includes the following:
- the MYF6 gene encoding myogenic factor 6 — protein MMMDLFETGSYFFYLDGENVTLQPLEVAEGSPLYPGSDGTLSPCQDQMPPEAGSDSSGEEHVLAPPGLQPPHCPGQCLIWACKTCKRKSAPTDRRKAATLRERRRLKKINEAFEALKRRTVANPNQRLPKVEILRSAISYIERLQDLLHRLDQQEKMQELGVDHFSYRPKQENLEGADFLRTCSSQWPSVSDHSRGLVITAKEGGASIDSSASSSLRCLSSIVDSISSEERKLPCVEEVVEK, from the exons ATGATGATGGACCTTTTTGAAACTGGCTCCTATTTTTTCTACTTGGATGGGGAAAATGTTACTCTGCAGCCGTTAGAAGTGGCAGAAGGCTCTCCTTTGTATCCAGGGAGTGATGGTACCCTGTCCCCCTGCCAGGACCAAATGCCCCCGGAAGCGGGGAGCGACAGCAGCGGAGAGGAACATGTCCTGGCGCCCCCGGGCCTGCAGCCTCCACACTGCCCCGGCCAGTGTCTGATCTGGGCTTGCAAGACCTGCAAGAGAAAATCTGCCCCCACAGACCGGCGAAAGGCCGCCACCCTGCGCGAAAGGAGGAGGCTAAAGAAAATCAACGAGGCCTTCGAGGCACTGAAGCGGCGGACTGTGGCCAACCCCAACCAGAGGCTGCCCAAGGTGGAGATTCTGCGGAGCGCCATCAGCTACATTGAGCGGCTGCAGGACCTTCTGCACAGGCTGGATCAGCAGGAGAAAATGCAGGAGCTGGGGGTGGACCACTTCAGCTACAGACCCAAGCAAGAAAAT CTTGAGGGTGCGGATTTCCTGCGCACCTGCAGCTCCCAGTGGCCAAGTGTTTCCGATCATTCCAGGGGGCTCGTGATAACTGCTAAAGAag GAGGAGCAAGTATTGATTCGTCAGCCTCGAGTAGCCTTCGATGCCTTTCTTCCATCGTGGACAGTATTTCCTCGGAGGAACGCAAACTCCCCTGCGTGGAGGAGGTGGTGGAGAAGTAA
- the MYF5 gene encoding myogenic factor 5: protein MDVMDGCQFSPSEYFYDGSCIPSPEGEFGDEFVPRVAAFGGHKAELQGSDEDEHVRAPTGHHQAGHCLMWACKACKRKSTTMDRRKAATMRERRRLKKVNQAFETLKRCTTTNPNQRLPKVEILRNAIRYIESLQELLREQVENYYSLPGQSCSEPTSPTSNCSDGMPECNSPVWSRKSSTFDSIYCSDVSNVYATDKNSLSSLDCLSNIVDRITSSEQPGLPLQDPTSLSPVASTDSQPATPGASSSRLIYHVL from the exons ATGGATGTGATGGATGGCTGCCAGTTCTCACCTTCCGAGTACTTCTACGACGGCTCCTGTATCCCGTCCCCCGAGGGTGAATTTGGGGACGAGTTTGTGCCGCGAGTGGCTGCCTTCGGAGGGCACAAAGCAGAGCTGCAGGGCTCAGACGAGGACGAGCACGTGCGAGCGCCTACCGGCCACCACCAGGCTGGTCACTGCCTCATGTGGGCCTGCAAAGCCTGCAAGAGGAAGTCCACCACCATGGATCGGCGGAAGGCAGCCACCATGCGCGAGAGGAGGCGCCTGAAGAAGGTCAACCAGGCTTTCGAAACCCTCAAGAGGTGCACCACGACCAACCCCAACCAGAGGCTGCCCAAGGTGGAGATCCTCAGGAATGCCATCCGCTACATCGAGAGCCTACAGGAGTTGCTGAGAGAGCAGGTGGAGAACTACTATAGCCTGCCGGGACAGAGCTGCTCAGAGCCCACCAGTCCTACCTCCAACTGCTCTGATGGCATG CCCGAATGTAACAGTCCTGTCTGGTCCAGAAAGAGCAGCACTTTTGACAGCATCTACTGTTCTGATGTATCAAATG TATATGCCACAGATAAAAACTCCTTATCCAGCTTGGATTGCTTATCCAACATAGTGGACCGGATCACCTCCTCAGAGCAACCTGGGTTGCCTCTCCAGGATCCTACGTCTCTCTCTCCAGTTGCCAGCACCGATTCACAGCCTGCAACTCCAGGGGCTTCTAGTTCCAGGCTTATCTATCATGTGTTATGA